One genomic region from Nymphaea colorata isolate Beijing-Zhang1983 chromosome 10, ASM883128v2, whole genome shotgun sequence encodes:
- the LOC116263029 gene encoding pectinesterase-like, translated as MTISKMQLPGLITILVLIFSIIPFSLSDNLTSPVPPDQACSVTTNPTFCRSILPSGGRLNLFEYGRLLVSRSLQQSASFSGLIDRALKDNPNTLPGQAHGALQDCQLLSQITSNHLGSSLSTLNGAGSPFLPLRLGDDVHTLLSGIVANQQTCHDGLGQSSALHSMGDLYDQLVHGSELYRTSLAVFAHSWVPEGNNTKKVVQGRHLLEQSRVRPDGVPRWVNEDLLRFGPTRRSAHLFIPWVKTTVVVSKSGEADFRTINDAIAAAADNVDARIGYYMIQIDPGVYEEYVTVGSSKTNIMMVGAGINETIITGSHSVGDGFTTFNSATLVVVGQNFVGKDFTVRNTAGPAKGQAVAVRNGADLSSFYRCSFEGYQDTLYTHSMRQFYRECDIYGTVDFIFGDAAAVFQMCNMYARLPLKGQSITFTAQGRSDPNENTGISIMKSNIMATPELQEAGFPVQSYLGRPWREYSRTVYMRSNLDSLIDPKGWLPWSGDFALSTLYYGEYMNSGEGADTSQRVDWPGYHVMNFFDANSFTVSRMIQGEFWLLPTCVPFEAWIL; from the exons atgacgATCTCCAAGATGCAGTTGCCCGGCCTGATCACCATTTTGGTTCTCATCTTCTCCATCATTCCTTTCTCACTCTCAGACAACCTCACCTCACCCGTCCCTCCCGACCAGGCCTGCAGCGTCACCACCAACCCCACCTTCTGTAGGTCCATCCTTCCCAGTGGAGGTAGGTTGAACCTCTTCGAATACGGCCGCCTTCTAGTCAGCCGGTCCCTGCAGCAGTCGGCGAGCTTCTCCGGCCTCATCGACCGAGCCCTCAAGGACAACCCCAACACCCTCCCCGGCCAAGCCCACGGCGCCCTCCAGGACTGCCAACTCCTCTCCCAAATCACCTCCAACCACCTCGGCTCCTCCCTCTCTACACTCAACGGCGCCGGCTCCCCGTTCCTTCCCCTCAGGCTTGGCGACGACGTCCACACTCTTCTCAGCGGCATCGTCGCCAACCAGCAGACCTGCCACGACGGGCTCGGCCAGTCCTCCGCCTTGCACAGCATGGGCGACCTCTACGACCAGCTCGTCCATGGGTCCGAGCTCTACCGGACATCCCTCGCTGTGTTCGCCCATTCTTGGGTGCCCGAAGGCAACAATACCAAGAAAGTCGTTCAAGGTCGCCATCTGCTGGAACAGTCCAGGGTGAGGCCGGACGGCGTTCCGCGGTGGGTCAACGAAGACCTCCTTCGGTTCGGTCCCACCAGGAGGTCGGCTCATCTGTTCATCCCTTGGGTGAAGACCACGGTGGTGGTGTCGAAGAGTGGAGAGGCGGATTTCCGAACGATCAACGACGCCATTGCTGCTGCGGCGGACAATGTGGACGCCCGGATTGGGTACTATATGATACAGATCGATCCCGGCGTTTACGAGGAGTACGTGACCGTGGGATCGAGCAAGACGAATATCATGATGGTGGGGGCTGGGATCAACGAGACCATCATCACTGGCAGCCATAGCGTCGGAGACGGCTTCACCACCTTCAACTCCGCTACTCTAG TCGTAGTTGGACAGAACTTCGTCGGCAAGGACTTCACAGTCCGGAACACGGCTGGTCCGGCCAAGGGCCAGGCAGTGGCGGTCAGGAACGGCGCCGATCTCTCCTCCTTCTACAGATGTAGCTTTGAGGGATACCAGGACACTCTCTACACTCACTCCATGCGCCAGTTCTACCGCGAATGCGACATCTACGGCACCGTTGATTTCATTTTCGGCGACGCGGCTGCTGTCTTCCAGATGTGCAACATGTACGCTCGGCTGCCATTGAAGGGGCAGTCCATCACGTTCACGGCTCAGGGAAGATCGGATCCTAACGAGAATACAGGCATATCCATAATGAAGAGCAACATCATGGCGACGCCGGAGCTTCAAGAAGCCGGCTTCCCTGTCCAGTCATACCTCGGAAGGCCATGGAGGGAGTACTCCAGGACAGTGTACATGAGGTCAAACCTTGACAGCCTGATCGATCCCAAGGGTTGGTTGCCATGGTCCGGCGACTTCGCGTTGAGTACTCTATACTATGGGGAGTATATGAACAGTGGTGAGGGGGCTGATACCAGTCAGAGGGTGGACTGGCCCGGCTACCATGTCATGAATTTTTTTGATGCTAACAGCTTCACTGTTTCTAGAATGATACAGGGAGAGTTCTGGTTGCTTCCAACATGCGTGCCCTTTGAAGCGTGGATACTTTGA
- the LOC116262699 gene encoding probable pectinesterase/pectinesterase inhibitor 20, giving the protein MRVGPDGVPRWVNKYIFRLRSNRRSAAQTVPLVKSTVVVAKTGKADFRTINDAIAAAPDKVNVQNGYYLINIKAGVYEEYVSVNSSKTNIMMVGAGINNTIITGNRSVGDGWTTFNSATFIVVGKNFVGMNFTVRNTAGPDKHQAVAVRNGADLSTFYKCSFEGYQDTLYTHSMRQFYRECNVYGTVDFIFGNAAVVFQKCKLYARLPASGQNNMFTAQGRTDPNQNTGTSIIGSDILATPELAAASYKVKSFLGRPWKEYSRTVYMLSSIGSLIDPTGWAPWSGDFALSTLYYGEYNNSGPGSKTDKRVTWPGFHVMNAVDASNFTVANFVQGDVWLPPTSVPFTAGLA; this is encoded by the exons ATGAGGGTGGGGCCGGACGGCGTGCCCCGTTGGGTTAACAAGTACATTTTCCGGTTGCGTTCTAATCGGAGATCGGCCGCTCAGACAGTACCGTTGGTGAAAAGCACGGTGGTTGTGGCGAAAACGGGGAAGGCGGATTTCAGGACGATCAACGACGCCATTGCAGCTGCGCCCGACAAGGTGAATGTCCAAAATGGCTACTACTTGATCAACATAAAGGCCGGGGTTTACGAGGAGTACGTGTCGGTAAACTCGAGCAAGACGAACATAATGATGGTGGGTGCTGGGATCAACAACACTATCATCACCGGCAATCGCAGCGTCGGAGACGGATGGACCACCTTCAATTCTGCTACATTCA TTGTAGTTGGAAAGAACTTTGTGGGAATGAACTTCACGGTCCGGAACACGGCTGGGCCAGACAAGCATCAGGCAGTGGCGGTGAGGAACGGCGCCGATCTCTCCACTTTCTACAAATGCAGTTTTGAAGGATACCAAGACACACTCTATACGCACTCCATGCGCCAGTTCTACCGCGAGTGCAACGTCTATGGCACCGTGGACTTCATCTTTGGCAATGCGGCCGTCGTCTTCCAGAAGTGCAAGCTTTACGCTAGGCTGCCAGCAAGTGGCCAGAACAACATGTTCACAGCTCAAGGGAGAACGGATCCGAATCAGAACACTGGCACATCTATAATAGGGAGCGACATCTTGGCCACCCCGGAGCTAGCAGCGGCAAGTTATAAGGTCAAGTCATTTCTTGGGAGGCCCTGGAAAGAGTACTCACGGACGGTGTATATGCTGTCCAGCATCGGCAGTCTGATCGACCCTACCGGTTGGGCGCCGTGGTCCGGTGACTTTGCGTTGAGTACTTTGTACTATGGGGAGTATAATAACAGTGGTCCGGGCTCGAAGACGGACAAGAGGGTCACATGGCCGGGATTCCATGTGATGAATGCCGTCGACGCAAGCAATTTCACAGTGGCCAACTTTGTGCAGGGAGATGTTTGGCTGCCTCCTACGAGTGTGCCCTTCACAGCAGGGCTGGCCTGA
- the LOC126410464 gene encoding probable pectinesterase/pectinesterase inhibitor 41, which yields MTSTNMHLPVFIAIFTTIFIVLIPSSLSQNLTTPVPPNEACSITTNPAFCRSILPRQGRWDLYHYGRFLLFRSVLQSRTFTFLIDQALKFSATTLSGQAVGALEDCLLLSQLNSNFLDFSYTSLNDTGNTNLPDDETDELHTLLSAIVTNQQTCYDGLDQASLLPFLRSRREVYDPLVNGSELYRSSLDLFAHSWPGGATGSGAIGVAI from the coding sequence ATGACAAGCACCAATATGCACTTGCCCGTATTCATCGCCATCTTTACAACCATTTTCATTGTCCTCATCCCTTCCTCACTCTCACAGAACCTCACAACGCCTGTACCGCCGAACGAAGCCTGCAGCATCACCACCAACCCGGCCTTCTGCAGGTCCATACTCCCCCGCCAAGGCCGGTGGGACCTCTACCATTATGGCCGCTTCCTCCTCTTTCGGTCCGTTCTTCAGTCCCGGACGTTCACTTTCTTGATTGACCAAGCACTCAAGTTTAGTGCCACCACCCTCTCTGGCCAGGCAGTGGGCGCTCTCGAGGACTGCCTCCTCCTCTCCCAGCTCAATTCCAACTTCCTCGACTTCTCCTATACCAGTCTCAACGACACAGGCAACACCAACCTCCCCGACGACGAGACCGACGAACTCCACACCCTGCTCAGCGCCATCGTCACCAACCAGCAGACCTGCTACGATGGGCTCGACCAGGCTTCCCTCTTACCTTTCCTGAGAAGCAGACGCGAGGTCTACGACCCGCTGGTTAATGGATCCGAGCTGTACCGGTCCTCCCTCGACCTGTTCGCTCACTCCTGGCCCGGAGGGGCCACAGGCAGTGGGGCCATTGGGGTCGCCATC